A region of the Melanotaenia boesemani isolate fMelBoe1 chromosome 6, fMelBoe1.pri, whole genome shotgun sequence genome:
catccatccatccatcctccatcctccatccatccatccatccatccatccatccatccatccatcctccatccatcctccatccatccatccatccatccatccatccatccatccatccatccatcctccatcctccatccatccatccatccatcctccatccatccatcctccatccatccgtcctccatcctccatcctccatccatccatcctccatccatccatccatccatcctccatcctccatccatccatcctccatccatccatcatccatccatccatccatccatccatccatccatcctccatccatccatccttcatccttcatccttcatccatccatccatcctccatcctccatcctccatccatccatccatcctccatccatccatccatccatccatccattcatccatccatccatccatccatcctccatcctccatccatccatcctccatccatccatccatccatccatccatccatccatcctccatccatccatccatccatccatccatccatccatcctccatcctccatcaatccatccatccatcctccatcctccatcctccatccatccatccatccatccatccatccatccatccatccatcatcctccatcctccatccatccatccatcatcctccatcctccatccatccatcctccatccatccatcctccatccatccatccatccatccatccatccatcctccatcctccatccatccatccatccatccatccatccatccatcctccatctatccatccatccatccatccatccatccatccatccatccatccatccatccatcctccatcctccatccatccatcctccatacatccatccatccatccatccatccatccatccatccatccatccatccatccatccatcctccatccatcctccatcctccatccatccatcattctaTTGTATGTATTGTAAAATTTCCTATAAACCAAATTCAGTTCAAAGCCAGAAACATTTatagagaaaagaaatatttttacagttaacagttttttttctgtctatttCACAccataaaagtataaaaatgattttatttttttagcagaaagttttcttttttttctttttttttaactttacatgATGATTTAAATAGTCATACAGAAACTGGAaagtttctttattaaatatttgtaagaactttattatatatatatatatatatatatatatatgtatatatatatatatatatatattttttttttaacgcatattgtaaatgtttaaagtaaaagaaaaatctgttattttccaAACAGTATCTGGGAATCGGGGGTTTTGTTTCCATGATCTGAGCAGGTGGAAACATGTACATGCTGAACAACAGTGGGCCCAACATGGAGCTGTGGGGAATCTagatttaaaccagttcagAACTGGACCAGAGATTCCCAACCAGTTTCCCAGTCAGTCTAACAGGATGTTCTGGTCGACTGAGATcctgcagaaccagaactgaccttcctcctgtttgtgtttagatGGACGTTGACTTTGATGAGGGCAGTTTCAGGGCTGTGGTCCAAATCCTGACTGAAAGTCATAAAAATTATTGTTAAATGCCAAGAATTTGTAAAGCTACAACATTCATGATAATAGGTTGTAAGCGTTTTGTAAAAATGATTTTAGATGTTGTTTCTCACTCAGAAATTATTTAGGAAATAAATAGCATCATAGTTTATAAGCAAGATGTAAAATTTACAGAAAGACAATTTAAAGGTTTCATTACatatgaacaaaaaaacaaaacaatcatgtCAATCCCTTCAGGACTTTATTGGATGGttatcaggaaaaaaacaagttattttaatgtcaaaatttgacttttgttcatttaaatggatAAAACAAATGATCTTATTTTACACCTgtcataaaatgtttaatggaGCAGAAAGAAACATGCTGATAAACTAATTTGTGGacttatttaatatataaaaacaattgaCAGTAAATTCTTTGGTGataaaatgagatttttaaaatattagatTAGATTCCCACTTTTAAAGATAAGTCCTATTAAACcatgttcatttcagtttacaataatccatttaaaattacattcattatgatccacattagtccagtttatcaAGAAACTCTTTGGTAAGGACCCAAAATGAACTATAGTTTGATAGGTAACCTTTCAGCCTGCAGTTTATTTCCTCCAGCAGCTGAATCCGTGCAGACCCCCTCCCTGCACCATCCGCACCCCCATCCCCACCAGCAACACCACTTTAGCCCCCAGAGCCACAgacaggaggagcagcagcaagGGTGGGGCTCCTGGGAGAGCTGCCGGGGGCCGAGGGGGCAGGACATACAGGGCAGCCTGCTCCCTGCCCAGTGGGTTGGAGGCGCTGCAGGTGTACTGCTGACCCGGCTCCACGTCTGCCAGCTGGCTGACGGTGTGAAAGCGGGTTGGGGAGCCCTGAGCCAGAGGCCCCACATCAGAGCCCTCCAGCAGGTCGTCGGGGCCGAGCCACTGGACGTCTGGCAGAGGGGATCCCTGGACCCGACACAGAGCACGGTACCCGGACGGCTCACTGCCTTCAACCGACACGGCCAAGAtctttggaggagctgcagcacaCAAGGAGGAAAACAAGGTGTTAATGTCGCACAAGTGAtttagataaagaaaaagacTCAATGTCCCATCGTATACATGTCAATCACATCCATCTCACTGTcatgtgaagctgaagaatgaaaaatattaataacaacAGTCTATTTCAGTAAGtttttgcctttatttcatataacttttcagtattaatgaatCTACTAGTCATCAGGCACAGGTGGGCATATGAAGACGATCAGGATCAGATGAGACTGAAGCAGGAAAAGGAAGCGAGGAGACGTCGTCTCTAGATCGTTgatgctgtgcagatgttggagtcAAGGCTGATGATTTAggggccatgaatgtggtgagatGATCAGAttctgagatacaaatcagagcaggaccttctctaacaaatTAGCTGAccggtggtagaaaggatttatacttcagctatgcaggggcgggtctagaaagtTTTGattgggggccaggcagggcaCTGGATATGAAAAAGGGACACAAATAAGacctttatattttatgttatattGAATTGATCATTGCAACAAAAgagatcatctaatgtaaaaaaaaagtaaagaagtaaagaaaacCCTAGTGTAGGTCagttaaaggctgaataattacaatctttttctgttaaaataatttaaaatgttctcatttgctgcgagggataaaaggaagcttccctataaacaatctgtctcctacatcaacaacgTCTTTGTCaaatttttctcctttcaaaataagagttccgtgccagaataacttgggtgcaccgtgtagctctttcctacttcctggttccttaaccaatcatatgcgactcccacggttgcctaacaacaacaaggcagcgtttggtattttatgtggggaaaagagcagcagcctgcaggtatggaagctggtAAAAGAAacagaccagaaatagtttcagaaaaacctaaaaagcctcggcatcctgctaaaaaagcaaaccaccaaaaacggaataaaacaaggatcaatatgtggagaagtctgagctggcaaagtttctcctccacaggTAAACACctgaattttgcttaaattaaccgaaaagtttctcttgatttacaaagattttagtctaatttatttctcggcactcattaaatgaatgtgtgtgactgtatggacgTATTTGTGGAGTaaactggtggcctgttagtttacaacaacaaatgtaatgatgtttgggccgagtgaatactgtgtttgtccttataaacttgaAAAATTACTAtcacattaatttattaagtgagactatgGGAAAATTGCTGCTGCGTgacatttgttgattaatgtagcttttggttacactttattttatgctgacgtaaattagcgcgtgaaattagcgctagcattgcaaagcatagcagcTTATTGTGtttgtgaatcatcttcgctcctcatcatcatgtttgctggcgctttgttctccgtccttcatagaccggataaaagaaccgtcctctcacaaaccagAAACCTGCGGAAACTCTCCGGGGGAGGAAGAtcgctctccgtgtttttctctttcgactgcagttctgatttgaaacactaggtgttaGTGCtgcttattttgcctttaacaataaatatttgtagcatcggctctTTCTGTCCatacaacacagtaaaaactgaCATGTATTGTAGGCATCGTTGCAAATGGTGATTGATCATGATTTATTTGTaatctgtgattaatctgattaaattttcatcattttccctAATTTGcattaaatgactgtaaaagtgttttactttttgtaaagttgctttttttaaatgaaccctGCTTAGTTCTCAGTAGAAGTGATTCagcattgtacttttgtttagtAAACGTAAACATGGTTTCTATGGTGTAAATGTGTAGTGACCTCATGTAGTATTTCCCtccatgaaatattttttttgcacttcccagCCACCGTACCCGGGTCCTGGTGAAAAGGTTTTCCTCTAACTGGATGTCCTGACCTAAAGGCACGTTATCCATCATGATGATAGAAGAGACAGACCTAGTggagttttaagttttaaatgaaCGCTGTGTTTTGGAGCGTACCCTCTACTCTCAGTCTGGTCCCCATCTTGTCCTCGAAGCTGATGTGTTTCTGGCCCTGAATCTCCACGCGGCAGTAGTAGCGCCCGCTGTCCTGCAGGGTGGCGCTGTTGATGCGCAGCGACAGGTCGTGCTCCCTCGGGTTGCCCTCTAGCCGGTACCGTTGGTCCTGCTGTGGCCCCGGCTCGCAGGTAGGCGCTCCGAGCCGGCTGACACAGCGGTAGAGGACGGTGGCGGCCTGGCCGTGGCCCAGACGCCACAACACCTGCAGCGAGGAATGCTGGGAGTGCTGTGGGTGGCTGAAGGTGCAGGGAAGCACCACCGGGTAGCCGTCGATGCCTCGTACCTCCGACTGTACATTCATGGACCAGCCGTCATCTCCGGAGCTTAAGGCttaaagaaaaaggtttttttgtgtttaatgtcACGTCTGTAATTCTGACCAAAAATGACACCACAAGCTTTTATTGAAGCTTTAATGTGGATTCTGGTTTATTTAAATCTGGTGATTTTATACTTTGAAAATTGGGCCAAAAATAGTCAAAGCGATGTTTTAAACATAGGAAGCTAATTATACCCATCAATATTTTGATGAAGGTTCAAGACATTTCAGGTATAACCTGCCCAATATGTCAAAAGGTTAATAAAGCTAATTATACAGCAGGTGGAAAAAGTATCGAACACATCAACAGTTTTCCGAGTAAAACATCAGCAGATGTTGGAAGCAACACAAGTAATCCAGACATGCAAAGAAATTCAGAGATTAAGTtatgtaatgaa
Encoded here:
- the si:dkey-11p23.7 gene encoding V-set and Ig domain-containing protein: MDVWWIFSSLNLLLFASGALSSGDDGWSMNVQSEVRGIDGYPVVLPCTFSHPQHSQHSSLQVLWRLGHGQAATVLYRCVSRLGAPTCEPGPQQDQRYRLEGNPREHDLSLRINSATLQDSGRYYCRVEIQGQKHISFEDKMGTRLRVEAPPKILAVSVEGSEPSGYRALCRVQGSPLPDVQWLGPDDLLEGSDVGPLAQGSPTRFHTVSQLADVEPGQQYTCSASNPLGREQAALYVLPPRPPAALPGAPPLLLLLLSVALGAKVVLLVGMGVRMVQGGGLHGFSCWRK